Part of the Solwaraspora sp. WMMA2065 genome is shown below.
GCGTCCAGCGCGGTGCGTACCATCGGCCCGTACGCCAGGACCGTCGCGTCGCTGCCGGGCCGCACTGTGCGGGCGGCGTGCAGCGGGTACGCCGTACCCGGTGGTGCCTCCAGCTCGACCGGCGCCTTTTCCCAGTACCGCCGCTTCGGCTCCAGGAAGATGATCGGGTCGTCGGAGAACACCGCCTGCTGGATCATCGTGTAGGCGTCCTGCGGGTTGGAGCAGGCGACGACCTTCAGCCCGGCGGTGTGCGAGAAGTACGCCTCAGGCGACTCGGAGTGGTGCTCCACCGCACCGATACCGCCGCCGAACGGGATCCGGATCACGATCGGAAGCTTCACCTTGCCCTGCGACCGGTAGTGCATCTTGGCCACCTGGGACACGATCTGGTCGTACGCCGGGTAGACGAAGCCGTCGAACTGAATCTCGCAGATCGGGCGGAAGCCGCGGATGGCCAGGCCGACGGCGGTGCCGATGATTCCGGACTCGGCCAGCGGGGTGTCGATCACCCGGTCCTCGCCGAAGTCCTTCTGCAGGCCGTCGGTGATCCGAAAGACGCCGCCGAGCTTGCCGACGTCCTCGCCCATCAGGACGACCTTGCTGTCGCTGTCGAGCGCCCTGCGTAGCCCGGCGTTGAGCGCCTTGCCGAGAGTGAGTGTCTCAGCCATCAGTGCGACCCTCCCTCGAACGATGCCAGGTACCGCTCGAACTGGGCCCGCTCGGTGTCGAGCAGCGGCGAGCCGTGCGCGTACACGTGATCGAAGAGCGCGCCGGGCTGCGGGTCGGGCATGCTCAGCACCCGCTCCCGCAGGTGCACCGCGTCCCGCTTAGCCTGCGCGTCGACCTCGGCGAAGAAGTCGGCATCGGCGATCTGCTGCTTCTCCAGGAAGGCGCGGACCCGGGCGATCGGGTCCTTGGCCTGCCACGCCTCCACCTCGCTGGCGATCCGGTACCGGGTCGGGTCGTCGGAGGTGGTGTGCGCCCCCATCCGGTACGTGTACGCCTCGATCAGCGTCGGACCCTGCCCGTGCCGGGCGTTGTCCAGCGCGGTCCGGGTCACCGCGTAGCTGGCCAGCACGTCGTTGCCGTCCACCCGTACGCCCGGGAAGCCGAAGCCGGACGACCGCTGGTAGAGCGGGATCCTGGTCTGTCGTTCGAGGGGTTCGGAAATCGCGTACTGGTTGTTCTGACAGAAGAAGACGATCGGCGCGTTGAAGACGCTGGACCAGACGAAGGCTTCGTTGACGTCACCCTGCGCCGACGCCCCGTCACCGAAGTACGCGATGACCGCCTCGCCGTCGTCGCCGCCGACCTTGCCGTCCATGGTGATGCCCATGGCGTAGCCGGTGGCGTGCAGCGTCTGGGCGCCGATCACGATCGTGTACATGTTGAACTTGAACTCGTTCGGATCCCAGCCACCCTGGTCGACCCCGCGGAACAACCCCAGCGGCATGATCGGGTCGATGCCGCGGCAGTAGAGCACACCGTGTTCGCGGTAGGTGGGAAACGCCATGTCCTGAGCGCGCAGCGCCCGTCCGGAGCCGACCTGCGCGGCCTCCTGACCGAGCAGGCTCGCCCAGATGCCCAGTTCGCCCTGGCGCTGCAGGGCGGTCGCCTCGGCGTCGAGTTTCCGCACCACGACGAGGTCCCGGTAGAGGGCACGGTACTCGGCGTCGGTGAAGTCGACCGTGTACTGCGTGCCGTCGGGGCCGGTCACCCGGTCGATCCGTTCGCCGTCCGGAGTCAGCAGCTGCACCAACTCCGGATCGGCGGCGTTCTTGCTGACGCGCCGTCGAGCCGCGGCCGGTCTGGCACGGGTCGCTGTCCCGCGCTCGCCTTTCGCCATCCGTCTCTCCCATCGCTCGTGCGTGGCAGCGGGGGTGTCCCGACCGCGCAGCTCGTCCCGCTGCCGGCTGCTGCCGGTGCAGGTCCTCTCACCGCGCCTGGCCCGGGTCAGGGTTGCCGCGCGGCACGGGCCGGGTTCTGGCTGGACCCGGTCCGGGAGGGACGTCATCGAGTCGTGCCCGCCGCGGTAGAGGCGGAGGCAGCGGCTGCGGTGCCGTCCGGTCCATATTCGCATTGGAGGTGAGGGGTGTCATAGGTCGGTCCGGGCATGCAGGTGCGATGTCCGCGTTGCGCGGAACTTGTAGCCTCGCGCTGCGTTCGGCCGAGTGTGACTCATCCGTCCGGTTCTGATAACACGATGTATTGAACTGGAAAACTTTCTGTCACTGCTTCACTATGTATCCAGAACCGGTGATCTGTAGGACCGTGGATCGACCGGAGGCCATACCGATGAGGAGTCCAGCCGTGCTGCTGCCGCAGGATCGCCTGGCCCGGCCTACCGAGGTGGACGGACCTGCCCGGCGGTTCGCGTTGATCGTGGCGTTGCTGGTGCTGACCGCCTCGTTGCCGCTGCTGGCGACGCTCGGCGCGGGTTCGGCGACGGTGGCCGGGGGTGGCCCGGCCACGGTGCTGCCGCTGATCGGCCAGCCGGGCGGCGGACCGATCATCGTGCATCCGCTGCCGCACCCGACCCCGTCCGGACCGGTCGAGCCGACCGGCGGGGACGGTACCGACCAGGACGCATCGATGGATCGTCGTGCCGGCGGCCGGGACGGACCTTCCACCGGCACCCGGCGCGACAGCGGGGGCGGACCGTCGGATCGTGACCGGCCGGCCTCGGGCGCACCGGCGGACTCCGATGGTCCAGCACCGACGACCCCCAGCGATCCAGGATCGGAACAGCCACCGTCCGGCACTCCGGACGACCCGCCGCCCGTCACCGACGTCGACCCCGACATCGACCCGGATCCCGGTCCGTCCCCGACACCGTCGCCGGATCCGGACGTCGACCCGGACGTCGACCCGGACATCGATCCGTCGCCGGATCCCGATCCGTCCCCGACGCCGTCGCCGAATCCAGATGTGGATCCGGACATCGATCCGGACATCGATCCGGACATCGATCCGTCGCCGACGTCGACCCCGGACCCCGACGTGGATCCGGACCCGACGCCGGATCCGTCCTGCAGCCCGCAGCCGTCGGACGCGGCATAACCGGATAGACCCGTCAGGATCCGCCCTGCTCGTCGGCGAGTCGTTGCCGGTTGGCCTCGATCCAGGCGTCGAGCGCCTGCGGATCGTTGAGGTCGACACCCTCGGCAAGGAGTTGGGCGACTGCGGCCGTGGCGGGGCTGCGGCGCTCCCCGGTGGTGTAGAGACGGACGAACTCCGGCACCATCTCGGCGATCGCGGCGTCCATCTGGCTGAACGCCGCTGCCGGTAGACCGCGCTGCCGGCCGGCGTACGCGGACCAGCCGCGGACCACGCCGGGCAGCATGGCCGCGTCGTCGATGTCCAGCACCGCCCGGCGGTGCACCCAGTCCAGCAGGAACATGCCAGCCACCGCCGGGCTCCAGCGCATCGGGTCGGGGTCGAGCAGGCTCGCCGAGTGGTCGAGCACCAGGCTCAGGCAGAAGTGCAGCGAGGCGAGGTCGGCGTCGCCGGCCGCGTCCAGACCGAACCGCTTGGCCTCGGCAGACGCGAGGAACTCCCGCACCAGGACGGTCCGCCGGTCGGCGGGCAGCGGGTCGTCCGGCGCCAGCGCCACGGTCCGCAGCGGCGCGGGCAGTACGGCGAGCCGCGCGCCGACCAACGCCCGGTCGGTGGCGAGCGACCCCTCGCCGGGCAACTCGCCCAGCCCGTCGGTGATCGCCAGGTGCCGGCTCACCTCACCGCGCAGGACCCGGGGATCCTCTTCACGGAACCAGGTCAGCTCGTCGTTGGCGCACATCTGCCGGACCTGACCGAGGACCCGCTCGGCCGGACCGCCGACGAAGACATCCTTGGTGATGCCGATGTTGTGGTCGACCAGCGCCACCATCGCGTGTTCGGGGCCGCCGAGCTCGTCGTCGTAGGCGAAGGTGGCCAGGTACGAGGTCTGGTCGCCGTACACGTCGCCGTACGCGTAGCTGCCGGTCAGCCGGACCCGGCCCAACCGGTCCGACCAGGGCGGCGCGGTCTTGCCGACCTTCACCGCGGCGGCGCCCGCCGCCTCCGGCACCAGCCGGGCGAAGACGGTACGGATGGTGGTAGCGGCGGCGGCGCGCCGGCGGGTGGTGGCGGCGAGAAAACCGCCGACGAACTCCCGGACCGCATCGGCGCGGTCCGTCTCCGCCACCGCGTACACGCTGCCGAGCAGGGCGGCGCCGAGCATCTCCGCGTCGAGTGCACACTCCAACTTGGTCACGTCACGGGCGGCGGCGAGCACCGCTTCGTAGGGGGTTTCAGGCGTGGCCATGAATCGACCCTACGCCGTGCTGCGGCGGGTGGCATCACCTGTGCGTTACATGTCGGGCACGCCGGGCGGGTGGACTCCGGCCCCGTCCAGCCAGGCCGTGGGCCGCGCTCCCACCAGAAGACCGGACAGGGCCCTCAGCGGTGGGACGACCGAACGCGGTCCAGCGCGTCGCGGGCGTCGGCGTGCGCCTGCAGGATCGCCCGGACCGGGGCGACGACCAACCGGCGGGCAGTCTCGGCCACCACGTCGTACAGCCGGTCCTCGGCCCGTCTGCGGACCCGTCGGGCCGCCCACCCGGTCACCGGACGGATCAACAGACTGAGCAGAACCCCGCCGAGCAGGCCGCCGAGCAGCATCGCGGTCGGCACCGGCAGGACACCGACCGTCGGATAGTCGAGGGCCGGCAGACCCAGCGTACGGATGACGAAGCCGACCAGCAGCCAGCCGAGCCCGGCGGCGGCGGTGGCGGTGACCGCCCACTGCACCGCGCGGACCAGCCGCCACCACATCGGCTGCCGGTCCAGGCCCAGGTCGGCGCCGCCGATCGCCCGGTCGAGAGCGTCCGGCAGCTCGGCCCGTTGCGACCGGGCGGCGGCGGTAACCGCCGCAGACCAGGGGGTCGGCAGCCGACTACCGGCCTGCTCGGCGAGGCTGCGTACGGCCAGATCGACCGCGGCGCGCTGCGCCGCACTCGGCGCCGGCAACGAGGTGACCGGCACCGGTCCACCAGCCCCGGTCAGCGACGGCGGCACCGGTCGATCGGGCGCGGTCACCGGCGCTGGTTGGTCGGCCGGGCCGGTGCCGCCGGTCCGGCCGGAGCCGAGCAGGTGCAGCCGTAGCAGCGGATCCGGCCGCAGCCTGCGCCAGGCCCGGGTGAGTGGCCAGCCGGTCGCGGCCCCGGCCCGGTGCAGGTACGCCGACTCGACGGCGTCGACGACGCTCGGCACCCCGGCCGCCGCCGCCAGCGCCAGGCTGAGCCGGCGCACCGTGCCGCGGTTGATCTCATCCTCGGCGCGTTCGTCGGCCGGACCGACCAGCTCCGCCAGACCGTCGGTGACCGTATCCAGATCACCGGAGAGTCGACGCAGCGCCGCCTGCCGCTCGGCCACCGTGCCTTCCAACAGCCGGCGCAGCTCGGTCATCGCGGCCGGCACCAGCGCCGAGGTGGCCAGCAGCGGGACTCCGTCGAGCCCGTCGGCGTCGAGCAGCCGGCGCAGGTCGGCGAGCAGCCGGGGCAGCTCGGCCCGGTCCAGCCGGTCGGCGTGGTTGAGTACCACCACGGTGACGTCCCGGTTGCGATGGAACTCCCGCAGATAGCTGCGGTGGATCACCCGGTCGGCGTACTTCTGCGGGTCGACCACCCAGATCACCAGGTCGACCAGGCCGAGTAGCCGGTCGACCTCCAGCCGGTGTCCGTACTCAACCGAATCGAAGTCGGGCAGGTCGAGCAGGACCAGACCGTGCAGCCCGGCCTCGTCGGTGCCGTCCAGGGCGCTCTCCCGGACGAACCGGTGTCGGGGCAGGACCCCGACCCAGTCCAACAGCCCGCTCGCCCCGTCGACCGCCCCCCAACCGCACGCGTGCGCGTACCCGGTGGTGGGGCGGCGCACGCCGACCGAAGAGAGGTCCCGCCCGGCCAGCGCGTTGAAGATGCTGGACTTGCCGCTGCCGGTGGCGCCGGCCAGCGCCACGACGGTGTGCTCCCGGGACAGCGCCAGCCGGGCTCCGGCCCGCTCGACCAGGGTGCGGGCGGCTCCGAGCCGGTCGTCGGGAATCCGACCGTCGGCGGCGCGCAGGAACCGCCCGAGCGCGTCGAGCCGGTCGACCAGCAGGTCGGCGTCCACCCGTGAGTCTCCTCGGACCAGGTGTCGGACCCGGTCGACGAAGCCGGTCACGCGACCGCTCCCGGCAGCGGTCCGGTCGCGCCGGGCAGGGCGTCCGGCAACCGGTACGGCGTACCGCTGCTCAACCCGGCTGCCGCCCGGGCCTGCTCGACCTCGACGGCTGCGGCGCGCAGCCGGTCGCCGGGCGGGGTGGCCGTGGCGTCGACGGCCTGCGGCGGGACACCGGCCGCTTCGATCAGCCGCAGGTAGCGGCCGGCCTCCTCATCGAGCAGTGCCCGGATGCGGCGCAGCAGACCCTCCCGGGACCGGTTG
Proteins encoded:
- a CDS encoding alpha-ketoacid dehydrogenase subunit beta, whose amino-acid sequence is MMAETLTLGKALNAGLRRALDSDSKVVLMGEDVGKLGGVFRITDGLQKDFGEDRVIDTPLAESGIIGTAVGLAIRGFRPICEIQFDGFVYPAYDQIVSQVAKMHYRSQGKVKLPIVIRIPFGGGIGAVEHHSESPEAYFSHTAGLKVVACSNPQDAYTMIQQAVFSDDPIIFLEPKRRYWEKAPVELEAPPGTAYPLHAARTVRPGSDATVLAYGPMVRTALDAATAAAEEGRELEVIDMRSLSPLDLAGTYESVRRTGRCVVVHEAPTNLGLGAEIAARITEECFYSLEAPVLRVGGFNTPYPAARLEEEYLPDLDRVLDAVDRAFGW
- the pdhA gene encoding pyruvate dehydrogenase (acetyl-transferring) E1 component subunit alpha, whose product is MAKGERGTATRARPAAARRRVSKNAADPELVQLLTPDGERIDRVTGPDGTQYTVDFTDAEYRALYRDLVVVRKLDAEATALQRQGELGIWASLLGQEAAQVGSGRALRAQDMAFPTYREHGVLYCRGIDPIMPLGLFRGVDQGGWDPNEFKFNMYTIVIGAQTLHATGYAMGITMDGKVGGDDGEAVIAYFGDGASAQGDVNEAFVWSSVFNAPIVFFCQNNQYAISEPLERQTRIPLYQRSSGFGFPGVRVDGNDVLASYAVTRTALDNARHGQGPTLIEAYTYRMGAHTTSDDPTRYRIASEVEAWQAKDPIARVRAFLEKQQIADADFFAEVDAQAKRDAVHLRERVLSMPDPQPGALFDHVYAHGSPLLDTERAQFERYLASFEGGSH
- a CDS encoding GTPase, which encodes MTGFVDRVRHLVRGDSRVDADLLVDRLDALGRFLRAADGRIPDDRLGAARTLVERAGARLALSREHTVVALAGATGSGKSSIFNALAGRDLSSVGVRRPTTGYAHACGWGAVDGASGLLDWVGVLPRHRFVRESALDGTDEAGLHGLVLLDLPDFDSVEYGHRLEVDRLLGLVDLVIWVVDPQKYADRVIHRSYLREFHRNRDVTVVVLNHADRLDRAELPRLLADLRRLLDADGLDGVPLLATSALVPAAMTELRRLLEGTVAERQAALRRLSGDLDTVTDGLAELVGPADERAEDEINRGTVRRLSLALAAAAGVPSVVDAVESAYLHRAGAATGWPLTRAWRRLRPDPLLRLHLLGSGRTGGTGPADQPAPVTAPDRPVPPSLTGAGGPVPVTSLPAPSAAQRAAVDLAVRSLAEQAGSRLPTPWSAAVTAAARSQRAELPDALDRAIGGADLGLDRQPMWWRLVRAVQWAVTATAAAGLGWLLVGFVIRTLGLPALDYPTVGVLPVPTAMLLGGLLGGVLLSLLIRPVTGWAARRVRRRAEDRLYDVVAETARRLVVAPVRAILQAHADARDALDRVRSSHR